The following are encoded together in the Schistocerca gregaria isolate iqSchGreg1 unplaced genomic scaffold, iqSchGreg1.2 ptg000888l, whole genome shotgun sequence genome:
- the LOC126324526 gene encoding uncharacterized protein LOC126324526, which translates to MAGENAPEFGGMLLKGCIEGSRTKRNMAEEGVDGQDDGLAKCITVGSGQDISASDGEYERTDWGASKKRKFSRTEDERILEGINKYGRAWTRISELLEGRTPTQVRDRFRRIKERGNLSLSTSLNESCSEPLSPVKGRKAGEGEQVERKLRGQKGIEVWIQKNAGSGGAADSALQAGGGVKMPFSSKDASDEEGGLSCDRRCARGDQDLDTMGDLSRQLQNQDVLLGEIERLEQELERKEQMWARREQEMREQECLYRERVFGEVCKLLRSFESKHRVFVRELLAERAMRFGIVVGEEQRYTMGGTHFRLKLKSEQLEEEKAALERAKRNVQKRKNQLALNGTASEKASPTGWDCESSQVAAEEMENILLQEQVLKLRGIALKNMEMNISRELELLEIKTTLHLKEFRRIQEENASSWNHFPVLNGRYLILSLLGKGGFSEVYHAYDLCEFREVACKIHQLNGNWPLEKKSNYIRHSKRECDIHKTLVHPRVVRLYDYFEVDKNTFCVIMQYCKNGDLDLYLKQHRMLSEGEARILAYQIVEGLKYLATRKQKIIHYDLKPANILFDEDGYIKIADFGLSKIMDTNSDAIELTSQGAGTYWYLPPECFAGKNPHISSKVDVWSTGVIVYQMLFGCKPFGNGLIQKAICEQSMIHSNIQVVFPEKLAKGISGEAKAFLQRCLTPLESERPDVTSLSSDPWLYIHCIQRKAGCPKAAGSAAVLDKSRQRPPDIHPDEKAPSCAPINNPPIHIRASLGPSGLLTSGGTIPGPGVKK; encoded by the exons ATGGCCGGGGAGAATGCGCCAGAATTTGGAGGGATGTTGTTGAAGGGTTGCATCGAAGGGAGCAGAACGAAGAGGAACATGGCTGAGGAGGGAGTGGATGGTCAAGACGATGGGTTGGCGAA gTGTATAACGGTCGGCAGTGGTCAGGACATCAGCGCCAGCGACGGAGAATATGAA AGGACGGATTGGGGAGCGAGTAAGAAGAGAAAGTTTAGTCGAACGGAAGACGAGAGGATATTAGAG GGGATAAACAAGTACGGGAGGGCGTGGACGAGGATTAGCGAGTTGTTGGAGGGGAGGACGCCGACGCAGGTGCGAGACAGGTTTAGAAGGATAAAGGAGAGAGGGAACCTGTCGTTGAGTACGAGTTTGAACGAATCGTGTTCCGAGCCGTTGAGTCCAGTGAAGGGCAGGAAGGCGGGTGAGGGGGAGCAGGTTGAGAGGAAGTTGAGGGGACAGAAGGGGATTGAGGTTTGGATTCAGAAGAATGCTGGCAGTGGAGGAGCGGCGGATTCGGCGCTGCAGGCAGGAGGAGGGGTTAAGATGCCGTTTTCGTCCAAGGACGCGAGTGACGAGGAAGGTGGGTTGTCTTGTGACAGAAGGTGCGCAAGAGGGGACCAGGATTTGGATACGATGGGCGATTTGAGCAGACAGTTGCAGAATCAGGACGTGTTGTTGGGTGAGATAGAAAGGCTGGAGCAGGAGTTGGAGAGGAAGGAGCAGATGTGGGCGAGGAGGGAGCAGGAGATGAGGGAGCAAGAGTGTTTGTACAGGGAAAGGGTATTTGGCGAGGTGTGCAAGTTGTTGAGAAGCTTTGAGAGCAAGCATCGCGTGTTCGTGAGGGAGTTGTTGGCAGAGAGGGCGATGAGGTTTGGGATAGTGGTCGGAGAAGAGCAGCGCTATACGATGGGGGGGACTCATTTTAGACTAAAGTTGAAGTCGGAGCAGCTGGAGGAAGAAAAGGCGGCATTGGAAAGGGCCAAGAGGAACGTACAGAAGAGAAAAAATCAATTGGCTCTGAATGGAACTGCGAGCGAAAAGGCGTCTCCTACCGGCTGGGATTGCGAGTCATCGCAGGTCGCGGCAGAAGAGATGGAGAATATTTTATTGCAGGAACAAGTTCTGAAGTTGCGGGGGATCGCTTTGAAGAACATGGAGATGAACATTTCGAGGGAGCTTGAGCTATTAGAAATAAAAACGACTCTTCACCTGAAGGAATTTAGAAGAATTCAAGAAGAAAACGCCTCTAGTTGGAACCACTTCCCGGTTTTAAATGGTCGGTATCTTATATTGAGTTTATTGGGAAAAGGCGGGTTCTCAGAAGTCTATCACGCGTACGACCTATGCGAGTTTCGAGAGGTTGCTTGCAAGATCCACCAGCTCAACGGGAACTGGCCGCTGGAAAAAAAGAGCAACTATATACGTCATTCTAAGAGAGAGTGCGACATTCACAAGACGTTGGTGCACCCCAGAGTGGTTCGTTTGTATGATTACTTCGAAGTCGACAAAAATACGTTTTGCGTCATTATGCAATATTGCAAAAACGGAGATTTAGATTTATATTTGAAACAGCACCGGATGCTGTCTGAAGGCGAGGCGCGCATTCTCGCGTACCAAATCGTCGAAGGACTGAAATATTTGGCGACTAGAAAGCAAAAAATCATTCATTACGATTTAAAACCCGCGAACATTCTCTTCGACGAAGACGGATACATCAAGATTGCCGACTTTGGTCTGTCCAAAATCATGGACACAAACTCGGACGCCATCGAACTCACATCTCAAGGGGCGGGCACGTACTGGTACTTGCCTCCCGAATGCTTCGCGGGAAAAAACCCACACATCTCCAGCAAAGTGGACGTTTGGAGTACGGGCGTCATTGTCTATCAAATGCTATTTGGGTGCAAACCGTTCGGAAATGGGTTGATCCAAAAAGCAATATGCGAGCAAAGTATGATCCATTCTAATATACAAGTTGTTTTTCCAGAAAAATTAGCTAAAGGAATTTCTGGAGAAGCCAAAGCTTTTCTTCAACGTTGTCTTACGCCATTGGAATCCGAACGTCCAGACGTCACCTCACTGAGCTCGGATCCGTGGCTTTACATTCACTGCATTCAAAGAAAAGCAGGATGTCCGAAAGCGGCAGGCAGCGCCGCTGTATTGGATAAATCAAGACAACGCCCGCCTGACATTCATCCCGACGAAAAGGCGCCTTCGTGCGCGCCTATAAATAACCCTCCCATTCACATACGTGCTTCTCTCGGCCCTTCTGGACTTCTGACCAGCGGTGGCACCATTCCTGGACCCGGCGTCAAAAAATGA
- the LOC126324530 gene encoding uncharacterized protein LOC126324530, translated as MQPALDIELNQPPEDGITKITFLPQDNLLLASSWDTSVRIYDTLHNSLRLKYNHKASVLDCCFSDNLHLFSAGIDRGIIMFDVAGGTEIPLGSHNEPVRSLVWDPTSNALLSGGWDLTLRVWDPRSQDRQVGCYQQPERVYAMDLTGNYIIVGTAARHVWIWDLRHMNEPVQRRESSLKYQTRCVRAFPDGDGYVLSSTEGRVAMEYIDPSSEVQAKKYIFKCHRVNIDGIDYAYPVNTIAYHPIQGTFATGGGDGHVCIWDGKHKKRLAQLRKYPISISSVDFSSDGAYLAIASSYTFEEGEKDHPPDKIYVRSLNTFM; from the exons ATGCAACCCGCCCTAGACATAGAACTCAACCAGCCCCCCGAAGACGGTATAACTAAGATCACCTTTTTGCCGCAAGACAACCTCCTCTTAGCCTCTTCATGGGATACG AGCGTGCGAATCTACGATACCCTACATAACAGCCTACGATTGAAGTACAACCATAAAGCTTCCGTGCTCGACTGTTGCTTCTCAGATAACCTTCACCTGTTCAGCGCAGGTATCGACCGTGGGATCATCAT GTTCGACGTCGCCGGCGGGACGGAAATCCCACTTGGATCGCACAACGAACCCGTTCGCTCCCTCGTGTGGGATCCAACCTCTA ACGCCCTGCTCTCCGGCGGATGGGACCTCACCCTGCGAGTCTGGGATCCCAGATCTCAAGACCGCCAAGTCGGGTGCTACCAACAGCCCGAGCGAGTCTACGCCATGGATTTGACCGGCAATTACATTATCGTGGGCACCGCCGCAAGACATGTCTGGATATGGGACCTGCGTCATATGAACGAACCCGTCCAAAGAAGAGAGTCGTCGCTAAAATACCAAACCCGCTGTGTTCGCGCGTTTCCAGATGGCGATGGATACGTCCTCAGCTCCACGGAAGGGCGAGTTGCCATGGAGTACATCGACCCAAGCTCAGAAGTTCAGGCAAAAAAATACATCTTCAAGTGCCATAGAGTCAACATAGATGGTATCGATTACGCATATCCTGTCAACACCATCGCATATCACCCTATTCAAGGCACATTTGCAACAGGGGGCGGGGACGGACATGTATGCATATGGGATGGCAAGCATAAGAAAAGACTCGCTCAACTCAGAAAATATCCAATTTCTATATCCTCTGTCGACTTCTCTTCGGATGGTGCCTACCTAGCCATTGCATCCAGCTACACTTTCGAAGAAGGCGAAAAAGACCACCCGCCAGATAAAATATACGTCCGATCTCTGAACACCTTCATGTAA
- the LOC126324531 gene encoding uncharacterized protein LOC126324531: MEKFALSVTGYDGLFRMLSKLVGYGVVLGSSIVKLPQIFVIWKARSVAGISFAMFYLESLGYLVNFGYNYHLQLPFSTWGENLFLMVQDFVILAFLYRYTTGFSARFWACFSSLLAAVVLIIGGCVPASVMSILEAGSIVIFASSKLAQVTNNYRLKSTGKLALTTFGLSFLGSVARVFTTVQELSDVGLLLAAAWINSILNGVITFQILVYGDQLRSGALETSGKEYS, from the exons ATGGAAAAATTTGCTCTTTCTGTGACTGGGTACGACG GACTTTTTCGGATGCTCAGTAAACTGGTTGGATATGGAGTGGTGCTGGGTTCCTCCATCGTCAAGTTGCCCCAAATTTTTGTTATTTGGAAGGCTCGCTCGGTGGCCGGTATATCGTTTGCGATGTTCTATTTGGAATCGCTGGGATACTTGGTCAATTTCGGTTACAACTACCATCTTCAACTTCCATTTTCTACATGGGgagaaaacctttttttgatggtACAAGATTTTGTCATCTTGGCATTTTTGTATCGTTATACGACGGGGTTTTCGGCGCGGTTTTGGGCATGCTTTTCTTCGTTGTTGGCGGCCGTGGTTTTGATAATCGGGGGTTGCGTGCCCGCGAGCGTTATGAGCATCTTGGAGGCCGGATCGATTGTCATTTTTGCATCGAGCAAGTTGGCGCAGGTGACGAATAATTATAGGTTGAAAAGCACGGGAAAACTCGCGTTGACGACTTTCGGACTCAGCTTTTTGGGGTCGGTGGCGAGAGTATTCACGACGGTTCAAGAACTCTCTGACGTCGGCCTGTTGCTGGCAGCCGCGTGGATCAATTCAATCTTGAACGGCGTAATTACGTTCCAGATCCTGGTTTATGGGGACCAGCTGAGGTCCGGCGCGTTAGAAACGAGCGGCAAAGAGTATAGCTGA